A region from the Tachyglossus aculeatus isolate mTacAcu1 chromosome X2, mTacAcu1.pri, whole genome shotgun sequence genome encodes:
- the PRR7 gene encoding proline-rich protein 7 isoform X2, giving the protein MVMSQGTYTFLTCFAGFWLIWGLIVLLCCFCSFLRRRLKRPQDGRLRDQPLRALELEPLDLDGSPSRSPPGPGPAPAPPPAPAPLRIRLEPPSHPQHRPHPAHPAAHPAHPSPHGPVPPPRPWSYPRQDSDLSKPPCYEEAMLMAEPPPPYSEVLTDTRGLYRKIAAPFLSRDGSEKQDQPPSSKPLFLERAYSSALHLPSGPRPGPPCPALYLPPDRPRRLFPSWTDSELSGRDPLDPGAWRLPVSVPLLGRTTAV; this is encoded by the exons ATGGTGATGTCCCAGGGCACGTACACGTTCCTGACATGCTTCGCCGGGTTCTGGCTGATCTGGGGTCTGATCGTGCTGCTGTGCTGCTTCTGCAGCTTCCTCCGACGCCGGCTGAAGCGGCCGCAGGACGGCCGGCTGCGGGATCAGCCCCTGCGCGCCCTGGAGCTGGAGCCCCTCGACCTGGACGGCAGCCCCTCCCgcagccccccgggcccgggcccggctccggcccctccaccggccccggccccgctccgCATCCGCCTGGAGCCCCCCTCGCACCCCCAGCACCGCCCGCACCCTGCCCACCCTgctgcccaccctgcccacccGTCCCCCCACGGGCCCGTCCCGCCACCGCGGCCTTGGAGCTACCCGCGCCAAG ACTCGGACCTGTCCAAGCCCCCGTGCTACGAGGAGGCCATGCTGATGGCCGAGCCACCCCCTCCGTACAGCGAGGTGCTGACCGACACCCGCGGCCTGTACCGCAAGATCGCCGCGCCCTTCCTCAGCCGCGACGGCTCCGAGAAGCAGGACCAGCCGCCCAGCTCCAAGCCCCTCTTCCTGGAGCGGGCCTACTCGTCCGCCCTGCACCTGCCCAGCGGCCCCAGGCCCGGGCCGCCCTGCCCGGCCCTCTACCTGCCACCCGACCGGCCCCGACGCCTCTTCCCCAGCTGGACGGACTCAGAGCTCAGCGGCCGCGATCCCCTGGACCCCGGCGCCTGGCGCCTGCCCGTCTCCGTCCCCTTGCTGGGGAGGACTACAGCCGTATAG
- the PRR7 gene encoding proline-rich protein 7 isoform X1 — translation MVMSQGTYTFLTCFAGFWLIWGLIVLLCCFCSFLRRRLKRPQDGRLRDQPLRALELEPLDLDGSPSRSPPGPGPAPAPPPAPAPLRIRLEPPSHPQHRPHPAHPAAHPAHPSPHGPVPPPRPWSYPRQADSDLSKPPCYEEAMLMAEPPPPYSEVLTDTRGLYRKIAAPFLSRDGSEKQDQPPSSKPLFLERAYSSALHLPSGPRPGPPCPALYLPPDRPRRLFPSWTDSELSGRDPLDPGAWRLPVSVPLLGRTTAV, via the exons ATGGTGATGTCCCAGGGCACGTACACGTTCCTGACATGCTTCGCCGGGTTCTGGCTGATCTGGGGTCTGATCGTGCTGCTGTGCTGCTTCTGCAGCTTCCTCCGACGCCGGCTGAAGCGGCCGCAGGACGGCCGGCTGCGGGATCAGCCCCTGCGCGCCCTGGAGCTGGAGCCCCTCGACCTGGACGGCAGCCCCTCCCgcagccccccgggcccgggcccggctccggcccctccaccggccccggccccgctccgCATCCGCCTGGAGCCCCCCTCGCACCCCCAGCACCGCCCGCACCCTGCCCACCCTgctgcccaccctgcccacccGTCCCCCCACGGGCCCGTCCCGCCACCGCGGCCTTGGAGCTACCCGCGCCAAG CAGACTCGGACCTGTCCAAGCCCCCGTGCTACGAGGAGGCCATGCTGATGGCCGAGCCACCCCCTCCGTACAGCGAGGTGCTGACCGACACCCGCGGCCTGTACCGCAAGATCGCCGCGCCCTTCCTCAGCCGCGACGGCTCCGAGAAGCAGGACCAGCCGCCCAGCTCCAAGCCCCTCTTCCTGGAGCGGGCCTACTCGTCCGCCCTGCACCTGCCCAGCGGCCCCAGGCCCGGGCCGCCCTGCCCGGCCCTCTACCTGCCACCCGACCGGCCCCGACGCCTCTTCCCCAGCTGGACGGACTCAGAGCTCAGCGGCCGCGATCCCCTGGACCCCGGCGCCTGGCGCCTGCCCGTCTCCGTCCCCTTGCTGGGGAGGACTACAGCCGTATAG